A genomic region of Nymphaea colorata isolate Beijing-Zhang1983 chromosome 2, ASM883128v2, whole genome shotgun sequence contains the following coding sequences:
- the LOC116246758 gene encoding 60S acidic ribosomal protein P3: MGVFTFVCRSNGGDWSAKQLSGDLEGSASSTFDLQRRLVQAALSCDSSGPVQSSFSLITPSSAVFQVVIGGGGGGAFVGGGAVAAGGSSAPAAAPEPAAEEKKEEKEESDEDMGFSLFD, translated from the exons ATGGGAGTCTTCACGTTTGTGTGCAGAAGCAACGGCGGCGACTGGAGCGCCAAGCAGCTCTCTGGCGACCTAGAGGGATCCGCCTCCTCTACTTTTGACCTCCAGAGGAGGCTCGTCCAGGCTGCCCTTTCTTGCGACTCATCCGGGCCCGTCCAATCCTCCTTCTCCCTCATCACGCCTTCATCTGCTGTCTTTCAG GTGGTCATtggaggtggtggtggagggGCTTTCGTTGGAGGAGGAGCAGTAGCAGCGGGTGGATCTAGTGCTCCAGCTGCTGCACCGGAGCCTGCagcagaagagaaaaaggaagagaaggaagaaagtgATGAGGATATGggtttctctctttttgattAG